In the genome of Oncorhynchus mykiss isolate Arlee chromosome 30, USDA_OmykA_1.1, whole genome shotgun sequence, the window CGTTcattatttttgttctgtatctatagacacgacccagtcgttcattctttttgttctgtatctatggacacgatccagtcgttcattctttttgttctgtatctatggacacgacccagtcgttcattctttttgttctgtatctatggacacgatccagtcgttcattctttttgttctgtatctatggacacgatccagtcgttcattctttttgttctgtatctatggacacgacccagtcgtttgttctttttgttctgtatctatggacacgatccagtcgttcattctttttgttctgtatctatggacacgatccagtcgttcattctttttgttctgtatctatggacacgatcCAGTCGTTtgttctttttgttctgtatctatagacacgatccagtcgttcattctttttgttctgtatctatggacacgatccagtcgttcattctttttcttctgtatctatggacacgacccagtcgtttgttctttttgttctgtatctatggacacgacccagtcgttcattccttttcttctgtatctatggacgcgacccagtcgttcattctttttgttctgtatctatggacacgatccagtcgttcattctttttgttctgtatctatggacacgacccagtcgttcattctttttgttctgtatctatggacacgacccagtcgttctgtctttttgttctgtatctatggacacgacccagtcgttcattctttttgttctgtatctatggacacgatccagtcgttcattctttttgttctgtatctatggacacgacccagtcgttcattctttttgttctgtatctatggacacgacccagtcgttcattctttttgttctgtatctatggacacgacccagtcgttcattctttttgttctgtatctatggacacgatccagtcgttcattctttttgttctgtatctatggacacgacccagtcgttcattctttttgttctgtatctatggacacgatcCAGTCGTtctgtctttttgttctgtatctatggacacgatcCAGTCGTTcattatttttgttctgtatctatagacacgacccagtcgttcattctttttgttctgtatctatggacacgatccagtcgttcattctttttgttctgtatctatggacacgatccagtcgttcattctttttcttctgtatctatggacacgacccagtcgtttgttctttttgttctgtatctatggacacgacccagtcgttcattccttttcttctgtatctatagacacgatccagtcgttcattctttttgttctgtatctatggacacgacccagtcgttcattctttttgttctgtatctatggacacgacccagtcgttcattctttttgttctgtatctatggacacgacccagtcgttcattctttttgttctgtatctatggacacgacccagtcgctcattctttttgttctgtatctatggacacgatcCAGTCGTTtgttctttttgttctgtatctatagacacgacccagtcgtttgttctttttgttctgtatctatagacacgacccagtcgttcattctaaatgttccattgccatactgactGGCAACGTTCTTTTCCCTTgcctgctagctagccaactacggttaatttacagtcatgtcaaaaagtgcagccagaataacagcaaagtagctgcatttgcatttgtttaaactGTTTTCTAGTGAAGATGGAACAGAGGAAATAGGCATTTCAACATCATAGATTCAGCCAGTGGTAACTTTTgaaatagacactggctggaatgcggttttaaccaatcagcattctggATTAGTCCCACCCTTGTATAattcattacagtacagtatagtttaatTCCGTAGAGTACAGTGGGGTGCAAAACAGTACACTATACTTTTCTATACTTTACTGTTCCTtaatgtgctctactgtactgtaatgtattgtactcTGCTTTTCATCAATGTACTGTGCTGTACGGTGCGGTCCAAACCGGACCGGATtaaatctgaaccaattatagacgtctatgtttgggccaaTTCCAGGGTGATCtggaccggaccaaatctgaaacaATTATAAACGTCTGTTTGGGCCAAATATAGGCACGTCCGGAACAGACATCTGTGGACGGAgaaatcaaggctggtccagTCCGGACAAAATCTGAgccatagacgtctatgtttggcTAAAATAAAGTTGAGACCAAAAATCTGCATCCTTGTACGCTGAAAACAAGGCCAGTACAGACTgcaccaaaaaaatatatacaaaagacATCGCCATTGGTAAATGCTTAGTGGGAAGAATGTTTGgaatacatttaggaatacatTACATTTCTTCTCAAAGCCTCATTTTGAATGACAGATGTACACAGGCCTTGGAGGTGTTGACAGCAAAATTAGGTCCAAACAGAATGAAATAGCAAGCACATTATTTTCATAGCTTTAATTCATGATTTGTCTTTGTCAGAGCTGTTCATTGCCCTGACGCCAGCCTTTTTGGCTCTTCTCTATTCTAGCTTGTCTAACACTTGGATGGTCTAACTATAATGCAAATCATATAAGATAACAGTAAAGATGGAGAATCAGACTCACTCTGGATGAGGTGAGGTTGAGGTCTCCCCAGATCACAAAACCAGCAGCACCAAGAGCAGCACTCTCCCCAATGGTGTGGATCAAGTCTTTCTGCaatacacatacagacagacacacagacaggataaTTCCACCACATTTTCAACTTTTTTAAGCAGCCACAAGATGGTGCTAATGTCTCCTCAGGAAAAGCAGAATTGCCTGCACACAACTGATGATGCAGTACTCTAAATAGGGTTGACTGCTGAGGGGGAAACAAATTAGTGTAGGTTAAAGAATGCCAAAAAGAAATAATTCCCAGTCAAACAAATTATGTCTAAACTGATCCTGTCTGTAAAGCATTACAAAGCTTTGTAGTATCAACTAATGATCAGTGAATTACCAGTCCCATTGGGATAATGTAGGATGAAAAGCATTTGATTTTAGACCTTTGGGTTACTAAGTGTGGCAGTCTTACCGTGGTGAGGAAGGCCATTGCCTCGTCTCTGTAGCCCAGGCGTGTGTACACGAATGTGGGCAGATCATAGCTGTGTGAGGTGAGCCCAGCTATCCTCAGAGATTCCAGCACCCTAAACTGGGAGAAATGGAGATTGCTGACACTGTCTGTTTGGCTCTTCCTGATAGCCACTGAGGGAAACAGTGCTGTGCTGCTGTTCCACAACCAGAGCAGTTCGTCATTACGCAGGCTCTCCAGCAGAGGGCAGGAGCCTGTGTAGTTGTGCTCATACAGGTTGTAGTTGTGGCAGTCCGGATAGAGGTAGAAGCCCCAGAGTCCGTTGGGGCGAAGGAACGTCCCTAGCTGGACAGTCTTCTGCATGAACGCACGGGCACTCTTCTCAAAGCGTTTGCTCGCCAGCTCTTCGATTTGTGATGAAGTCACATTAACATATGCCTGTGTGATCAGCTCCCGGGACTTCCGCCGGTAAATGTCTTTCTTGTGCCAGTTGCGGTTCCACTGTGGGCGCCAGTACTCCCAGTCAATGACCGCCAGACCGGCAAAGTCCTCCGAGGGGATAAAATGGTTGATATCCCTGTAGGCCTTGAGGAGATGGTCATTCATGTTGCAGTTTTGGGGCAGGCCTCCATTGATAGGGATGCTGTGGTCCGTGTAGAAAGGGTAGAGGCCTAGCCGGTTGGCATAGAAAATGGTAACGTTCTGGCCAGTGTGGACGGCCCGCGGACTGCCACTAATGTGGAAGAGGTGCTCCAGGTTGGTGTGGACATTGTACTTGACAGTGCAGAGGTCCAGCGGTGCGTTCCAGGCAGCGATGAAGGGCTTGCGGCCCACCAGGGGCAGTTTGGCAGGCTTCTGGCTGAAGGCGGCATGAAAGAATAGCAGGAGCCAGGAACAGGTGAGGGCGCAGGCCACAGGCACGGCGTGGTGAGGTTGGCCACTTCCAACGGGCACCATGAGCATCCTGGAGCTTGGGTCAATGGGAAGGGCTGTCAAACATCCTGAAgagagaaaagggaagagagagagtgagtaagatAGTGAATGATACAGACAGAAGAAGGACAGAGAGTGAaatggtgtgagagagagtgaacaaTATAGAGgaatgatggagagagaaagagtggatgaggaagagagagagagagagagaaagagaggcagagtgagtgagagagaaggagaaaggaagagagaggacatTAGGGATTATAGATGAGGGGTCATTTTATCATATAGTGTTTCATATAGTGTTTCACAACAATGCTTgtgaaaaaaatgacaatttTAATTTACGATCTGTAGAAAATATgcgaatagaaaggttcagaacctttgtgaaacatcacagcacagtgggAAAATATATGGCAGCTGGAAATCCAAACTGGATGGTATTCAGACACAGATGGGAGaggacaaacaaaatataactaaaGTTAAATATACTGTGCATAAAATGAATATACTGTTGAAgttggatgtttacatacaccttagccaactacatttatactccgtttttcacaattcctgagatgtaatcctagtaaacaaatccctgtcttaggtcagttaggatcaccacttgatttaaagaaagtgaaatgtcagaataagagtagagagaataacttatttcagcttttatttctttcatcacatttccagtgagtcagcagtttacatacagtcaattcgtatttggtagcattgccatcaaattgtttaacttgggtcaaacgtttcggatagccttccacaaacttcccacaagaagttcggtgaattttggcccattcctcctgacagagctggtgtaactgagtcagggttgtaaggcctccttgcaaGCACATGATTTTTCAATTCTGCCctcaaattgtctataggattgaggtcagggccttgtgatggccactccaataccttgactttgttgtccttaaaccattttgccacagctttggaagtatgcttggggtcattgtccattcggagacccatttgtgaccaagctttaacttcctgactgacgtcttgagatgttgcttcaatatatccacataattttcctgcctcatgatgccatctattttgtgaagtgcactagtcccttctgcagcaaagcacccccacaacatgatgctgccacccccgtgcttcacggttgggatgttattctttggcttgcaagcctccctattattcctccaaacataacgaggatcattatggccaaacaattatatttttgtttcatcagaccagaggacatttctccaaaaagtacgatcttgtccccatgtgcagttgcaaaccgtagtctggctttttttatggcagttttgaagcagtgacttcttccttgctgagcggccattcatgttatgttgatataggactcattttactgtggatatagatacttttatacctgtttcctccagcatcttcacaaggtcctttgttgttgttcagggattgatttgcacttttcacaccaaagtatgttcatctctgggagacagaacgcatctccttcctgagcggtgtgacggctgcgtagtcccatggtgtttatacttgcgtactattgtttgtacagatgaacgtggtaccttcaggcatttggaaatttatcccaaggatgaaccagtcttgtggaggtctaccatttttttctgaggtcttggctgatttcttttgattttcccatgatgtcaagtaaagaggcactgagtttgaaggtaaggcCTTGAAATTCagtcacaggtacacctccaatggactcaaatgatgtcaattagcctatcagaagcttgtaaagccatgacgtaattttctggaattttccaagctgtttacaggcacagtcaacttagtgtatgtaaacttctgacctactggaattgtgatagtgaattatgcgtgaaataatctgtctgtgaacaattattggaaaaatgacttgtgtcatgcacaaagtagatgtcctaaccgacttgccaaaaccatagtttattaacaagaattttgtggagtggttgaaaaacgagttttaatgactccaacctaagtgtgtgtaaacttccgacttcaactgtagtatgtatgagctggaagtagaagcctaagtattgttgtccattagtttacttcaATTAGGGGAGGGATGGTAGATAAGGGGAAAATAATAtagaaggaaaatatatttaaaatatatatatatttaaaataatatatatgggggattggaaatgatgcagacaattacattgatagaagtcACAATCTAACTGCAagattaaagctgatctacccccccccccccccccaaaaaaaaataacgCTAACATTGACTAAGTGCAACCCGTTTTGAACGGCTAGGATTCAATGCCTTTTGCAGATGTTCTTGTGTACATATGGTataataacataataaaatggCCTTTTCCAAGAGGAGGCAAACAACCACAGTTGTATATTGGAAGAAGCGTGTAAGTTTGGCCGACTGTCAAATTGAATGATTTATCTTCCTGCACGGAACCCGCAGACCTATCTGGTAGCAATTAAGATAAGATTTTGTTGATGACTGTGGTTTACATGGAAGCCTACTGACCAACATCAACAACTTCTAAAACTGAACTGTTTTTAAGTATCTGTTCTAGCCAATGACAACTCATCTACAATTTATCCCTGCATACCCCACTTAGAGTTTAAAGATGTTGGAACTTCTGTTGGACCAAGAACTCTGACTGTAAACTCAAATGTGAACTTAAAGTGATTTGTAGGAGACACAGTGAGAAAATATTATTCCATTTCACTGttcatttaaagggatagttcgatTTTGGTAAAATCAGTCAGAACAGTcagaacttgtggataccattatTATGTCTCTgtgcagtatgaaggaagttagaggtagttttgcaagccaatgctaactagcattagcgcattgtctggaagtctatgggtatgtGTTAGCAtgcttcatactggacacagagacatacaaatggtatccacaagttcatctaaCTCTGGGGAAGAACATAAAGGGCCTAATTGTCAAAATCCCTACGTATCCCTTAAAGGTAACATGCAGATGTTTTTATCTCACTATCAAATAATTTTTGGAtagcaattaagtaccttactttgACTCTTtacttagcaaagagcaatttcccaagcaagaattttgctaggactctcTGGGAGTGATCTGAGAGGGGAGTAGAAAACTGAAAAGTAGCTGTTATTGGTAGAGGTTTGTAACGctcaggcaggccaaaactccatccccccaaaacaggcagaaatttcaggtggtcttttcaaacagctcttacactaaaagggaattaacataattttcacaattttagAGTATTATTCAAACATTATAGTGTGGAAATATGTGTAAAACACATGAAAATGATTTTTGTTGACTGCCATGGGCCTTTAAAACAGTACATTTCGAAATATGTTTTAACAGCACCTGACATTGCCAGGAGTACTGGGAGAGGAGGATTAAGAAATGCTGAGCTAATCTACAGTACTGTTTTGTTTTGGTTTGAGGTGGATCCTTCCTTGCTGGATGGCTAAAACAACTGAGGGGCTAGGGTCACTCTGTGCTATCTCGTGTAATTCTCCTGTTTATCTGGTGTCCATTGTGATCGTAAGTATGCCCCCTCTTATtctcccatcactctctctctctctctccactctcggaggacctgagccctaggaccattgctcaggactacctggcctgatgacttctggctgtccctgtccccagtccacctggtcatgctgctgatccagtttctgctgttctgcctCGACTATGGAACCcggacctgttcaccagacgcgCTAACTTATCCCGGACCAGCTGTTTcgaccctccctctccctctctctctgccgcacctgctgtctcaacctctTAATGCTCGactatgaaaagtcaactgacatttacacCTGAGGTACTGAtctgcaccctctataaccactgttatttgaccctgctggtcatcgatctggccttaatggccatgtactcttataatctccactgggcacaggcagaagaggactggtcaccactcagagccttgttcctctctaggtttcttcctaggttcctgcctttataGAGAGGTTTTCCTAGCCATGTGCTTCTacatttgcattgcttgctgtttggggttttaggctgtgtttctgtaaaagtgacatctgctgatgtaaaaagggattttataaatacattgagagagagagaaagaaagaaagaaaatgaaagcaaatagaaagagagggtagaggaagagagagtgtggCGGAGAGAAAGACATACAGTGTAATGCAACACCTCAGGTTGTGCCAGAACCTTTACCCTGCGGTGAACCTTCAGGAAGCAACCCAAACATTGTCAACACAACCTGTCAGTCCTGCAGTGTGTCTGGCTCATCTCTCTGCTTGTGTGGGGGCATAACTCATCCCTCGTCACTATTATCCCAGAGCCAGAGAAGCGCTTTATCCATGAGCCAAAATCCCCTCCGGTATTCAGGTATCTAATTCTCCCCCCAAAGGCCTCTTATTCTCATCTCTATAGGAGGCATTCTTACTGTTCGGTTTTAATTATGTGAAGAGATGATTAAAAAAATAGGCAACCCTAAACAAAATGGATGTTTTATAGGGGTTGTAATGTAATTTAATTCCGCTTGTCTCGCCAGCCTCGCTCCCACCGCTAAACTTTGAAATGTCTCTTTTATGTTCGTCATTAAGTGTGAACATGAACAAAGATGGCAAACATGAAAAGATGGGGTAGAAACCAGCGCTGTCTAAGGCACAGTGACTGACTTGTACTGTGCAGTATTGTAAGGCTGTGTTTAGACAGCcagaccaattctgatctttttttcagtAATTGACCAATCACATAATATCTTTTATTTTTCAGatactgatctgattggtcaaaagaacaaaTAGTGAAAAAATATATCCGAAATTTGGACTGCTTGTCTAAACGCAGCCTACGGGTGAACATTCCAGGTCAGACACAGCCCCTTGACTGACACAAAAACAtaactttaaaaaataaagttaTAGTAATACCTATTACTGGGTAATGAGTGTTTCTCAAGAGCGAAGGAAACCCAACATTATAGGCACAAATTGTCTCCAGCATTGTTCAGCTTGTTTGTGTCCAGTCCTATAGATAAGAGCTATTGGTCAGACACAGCCCGTTGACAGGCACAAAAAcatcactttaaaaaaaaaactcctaTTCACACTGCTGTTGTGCCATTAGTTTGAAAGCTGTTTAGTAAAAGCTATTTTGTTCCTTATATATTATGTGGTTTGTGTGAGAGCAATGTCAGAATCTGACGAATCAGAGATATCTCTCACCTGTAGATCCTGTACGGTGACCATCACATCAGCCAATCctggggagaggggggtgggggcaggGGGTGGGGCACAGGAATTGTGCCCCTCTTCATCTGTCCTACACTCCAGTATTCCTTGACTCTGTCTGACACACAATCCAAACACCACACTTATATAGTGTAAaggaagagagagcaagagggagagagagagagagaaagagagttaaagagagagagagtttcctgTGAGGGAGGAGAAACCACCACTGAGCTCGAACTAGCACCACAACAGAGTGATTAGagtagggaaggagaggggggtggaggaggagggaggatagaatgatggagggagggtatAGCCTTAAATAAATTACATTAAAACTGATCTGAATGTGTAAGTCTGATCATCTCTGGCACGTTTtatgctcgtgtgtgtgtgtgcgtgtgtgtggccacatgtgcgcgtgtgcatgtgtgcgtggcTGAGGGTCTCCCGTCTCCTGGCTCTCATGTGACCAAGTGTGCGTTAATGTAGCAGAACTTTCCAGTCTTTATACCATCTAGTCTACGGCAATGTGCTTTGCAAGTTATACATGCTACTTTTAGTGTGTCATTGATTTGATTCAATGCTATTGCATACCCACACACTCATTTAACTTGGCTTTAACATGAGAGTCCAATGGCTAACCACACTCATTTACTATGAGAAAAAGGCAGACCCCGCCCAAAACATTCAAATGTGCTGTATGTCAATCTACACATTAATTATTTGGCCTGGGTGTCTGTTCAAAATATGCTGGTGAGTTATTTTAACAGACCTCATTTGGCCTGACAGCATGACTCAATAACAATAGACCATTTTACTAATCAAAATGCTTATATCTGAAGCAAAGAAAGTTATTGGCCTTGTAAAACAAAACCTCATTGAAGTAAGATATATTTAATCATTGCTTGTAGATATTATTCACCCCCCTACGTCATACTACTTAATCTTCAGTTTCCATtccgtttttttgttttgtttgttctttttgttgtttttgttgtttttgttgtttttacatttttttgtggtatccaattgttgtctcattgctacaactcccatacgggctcgggagagacaaagcttgaaagtcatgcgtcctccgatacacaacccaaccaagccgcattgcttcttaacacagcacgcatccaacccggaagccagccgcaccaatgtgtcagaggaaacactgtgcacccttggttagcatgcactgcgcccggcccgccacaggagtcgctggagGGGCACaataccggccaacccctccctaacccggacgacactaggccaattgtgcgtcgccccacggacctccgggtcgcggccggttacaacagagcctgggcgcgaacccagagtctctggaggcacagctggcgctgcagtacagcacccttaaacactgtgccacccgggaggcctccattacattttgaatgtttacAGGGATATCATATTTTGAATATTTCCAGGAAACAAATGTTCCGCTATGTTCACAGACAAAGAAAACGATTGTAAGTTGTGATCCTTTGTAAGTTAAGGCAACCAATGAGAGGCTATGACATAATGTTGACTTCCAATAAGGATATATAACAGGTTGTAGCTGCCAGAGCATTCAGACAGCCAATGGAAGATAGCATTAGCTGTGACTAGCT includes:
- the LOC110521337 gene encoding hyaluronidase-4, which codes for MLMVPVGSGQPHHAVPVACALTCSWLLLFFHAAFSQKPAKLPLVGRKPFIAAWNAPLDLCTVKYNVHTNLEHLFHISGSPRAVHTGQNVTIFYANRLGLYPFYTDHSIPINGGLPQNCNMNDHLLKAYRDINHFIPSEDFAGLAVIDWEYWRPQWNRNWHKKDIYRRKSRELITQAYVNVTSSQIEELASKRFEKSARAFMQKTVQLGTFLRPNGLWGFYLYPDCHNYNLYEHNYTGSCPLLESLRNDELLWLWNSSTALFPSVAIRKSQTDSVSNLHFSQFRVLESLRIAGLTSHSYDLPTFVYTRLGYRDEAMAFLTTKDLIHTIGESAALGAAGFVIWGDLNLTSSRHNCTKVKSFLNQRLGQYITNVTRAAEVCSDFLCQSNGRCVRRNLHAPYYLHLSGDSYHIQPSGDGDFVVTGWHSQHELQLLAERFRCHCYEGHTGEKCDSLNKVVEEEEEEEGGEGEEEQRESAASRTGNTLGLVVLLLLLNLYP